In Gammaproteobacteria bacterium, a genomic segment contains:
- the pyk gene encoding pyruvate kinase, protein MPRRTKIVATLGPATDKPETLEAIVRAGVDVVRLNFSHGEAADHQRRVQELRAASARVGKDVGVLGDLQGPKIRIEKFRDGKVTLKDGQAFTLDAQLPDNAGSSESVGLSYKALPSDVKTGDLLVLGDGEITLRVDSVKGARILCRVENGGELSDHKGINRQGGGLSAAALTDKDLRDVKFAEQLGVDYLAVSFPRDAADIERARSLLRAAGSKAGIVAKIERAEAIQNLDGIIKASDAVMVARGDLAVEIGDAELPGIQKLIIHRARELQRVVITATQMMESMIASPVPTRAEVLDVANAVMDGTDAVMLSAETAAGKYPVKTVEAMARVCEGAERQRVTLRSARRQEQHIERVDEAIAMAVMYTANHMDVKAIIALTESGSTPLWMSRISSGIPIYAMTRHEATRRRVTLYRGVYPVAFDVLHENADRVLESAVGELRKRELVKNGDYVICTKGELSGVTGGTNSFKILHVGA, encoded by the coding sequence ATGCCGCGCAGAACAAAAATTGTCGCCACGCTCGGGCCCGCGACCGACAAGCCGGAGACGCTGGAAGCCATCGTGCGTGCAGGCGTAGACGTGGTGCGGCTGAATTTTTCCCACGGCGAAGCTGCCGACCACCAACGCCGCGTGCAGGAGCTGCGCGCCGCGTCCGCCAGGGTCGGCAAGGACGTGGGCGTGCTCGGCGATTTGCAGGGCCCCAAGATCCGCATCGAGAAATTCCGCGACGGCAAGGTCACGCTCAAGGACGGCCAGGCGTTCACGCTCGATGCGCAATTGCCGGACAACGCCGGCAGCAGCGAAAGCGTCGGGCTGAGCTACAAGGCGCTGCCTTCCGACGTCAAAACCGGCGACCTGCTGGTGCTGGGCGACGGCGAAATCACCCTGAGGGTGGACAGCGTCAAGGGTGCGCGCATCCTGTGCCGCGTGGAGAACGGCGGCGAGCTTTCCGACCACAAGGGCATCAACCGTCAGGGCGGCGGACTGTCTGCGGCCGCGCTCACCGACAAGGATCTGCGCGACGTCAAGTTCGCCGAGCAATTGGGCGTGGATTATCTCGCGGTATCGTTTCCGCGCGATGCGGCCGACATCGAAAGGGCACGCAGTCTGTTGCGCGCAGCCGGCAGCAAGGCGGGAATCGTCGCCAAAATCGAGCGCGCCGAGGCCATCCAGAATCTGGACGGCATTATCAAGGCCAGCGATGCGGTCATGGTGGCGCGCGGCGATCTGGCGGTGGAAATCGGCGATGCCGAACTGCCCGGCATCCAGAAGCTCATCATCCACCGCGCCCGCGAACTGCAGCGCGTGGTGATCACCGCCACGCAGATGATGGAATCCATGATCGCGAGCCCGGTGCCGACGCGCGCCGAGGTGCTGGACGTGGCGAATGCGGTCATGGACGGCACCGATGCGGTGATGCTGTCGGCGGAGACCGCCGCCGGAAAATACCCGGTCAAGACCGTGGAGGCCATGGCACGGGTCTGCGAGGGCGCCGAGCGCCAGCGCGTAACCTTGCGTTCCGCGCGCCGTCAGGAACAGCACATCGAGCGCGTGGACGAAGCCATTGCCATGGCGGTGATGTACACCGCCAACCACATGGACGTGAAGGCCATCATCGCGCTCACCGAGTCCGGTTCGACCCCGCTGTGGATGTCGCGCATCAGCTCCGGCATCCCGATCTACGCCATGACCCGCCACGAAGCCACGCGCCGGCGCGTGACCTTGTACCGCGGCGTGTACCCGGTGGCCTTCGACGTGCTGCACGAGAACGCCGATCGCGTGTTGGAAAGCGCCGTGGGCGAGCTGCGCAAACGCGAGCTGGTGAAGAACGGCGATTACGTGATCTGCACCAAGGGCGAACTCAGCGGCGTGACCGGCGGCACCAACAGCTTCAAGATTCTGCACGTGGGCGCGTGA
- a CDS encoding phosphoglycerate kinase, with protein MHLIKMTDLDLRGKRVLIREDFNVPLDETGRITSDARIRAALPTIQQALKAGARVMLMSHLGRPKEGEFDAALSLAPVAARLSELLGVNVPLAGHWLKGVAVAPGAAVLCENVRFLKGEKKDDDALARKMAALCDIYVMDAFGTAHRAEASTHGVAKYAPIACAGPLLAGELEALARAMQNPARPLVAIVAGSKVSSKLTVLDALIKVVDQLIVGGGIANTFIAAAGHKIGKSLYEPDLIPEAKRLMETARARKGSVPLPVDVVVAREFAASAEADVRKVGEVGADEMILDIGPDTAELYAQFLKQAGTIVWNGPVGVFEFDQFGEGTRAVAEAVAESPAFSIAGGGDTLAALDKYGVADRISYISTGGGAFLEFLEGRKLPAVAMLEERSEGVRSEE; from the coding sequence ATGCATTTGATCAAGATGACGGACCTCGATCTGCGCGGCAAGCGCGTGCTGATCCGCGAGGATTTCAACGTACCGCTGGACGAGACCGGCCGAATCACCAGCGACGCGCGTATCCGCGCCGCGCTGCCGACGATTCAGCAGGCGCTCAAGGCCGGCGCGCGCGTCATGCTCATGTCGCATCTCGGCCGACCGAAAGAGGGCGAATTCGATGCGGCCCTTTCGCTTGCGCCGGTGGCCGCCCGGCTCAGCGAGCTTCTGGGCGTGAATGTGCCGCTGGCCGGGCATTGGCTCAAGGGCGTAGCTGTTGCGCCCGGTGCAGCCGTGCTCTGCGAAAACGTGCGCTTTCTCAAGGGCGAGAAAAAAGATGACGATGCTCTGGCGCGCAAGATGGCGGCGCTCTGCGACATCTACGTGATGGACGCATTCGGCACCGCGCACCGCGCCGAAGCTTCCACACACGGGGTGGCCAAATACGCGCCCATCGCGTGTGCGGGGCCTTTGTTGGCCGGCGAGCTGGAAGCCCTGGCGCGCGCAATGCAAAATCCGGCACGGCCACTGGTGGCGATTGTCGCGGGGTCCAAGGTGTCCAGCAAACTCACGGTGCTGGATGCGCTGATCAAAGTGGTGGACCAGTTGATCGTCGGCGGCGGCATCGCGAATACCTTCATTGCCGCGGCGGGCCACAAGATCGGCAAATCGCTGTATGAACCGGATTTGATCCCCGAGGCCAAGCGGCTCATGGAGACGGCACGCGCGCGCAAGGGGAGCGTTCCGCTGCCCGTGGACGTGGTCGTGGCGCGGGAGTTTGCTGCGAGCGCGGAGGCCGATGTGCGCAAAGTGGGCGAGGTGGGCGCGGACGAGATGATTCTCGACATCGGCCCGGATACCGCGGAGCTGTATGCGCAATTCCTGAAACAGGCCGGCACCATTGTGTGGAACGGTCCGGTGGGTGTATTCGAGTTCGATCAGTTCGGCGAAGGCACGCGTGCGGTGGCGGAGGCCGTGGCCGAGAGCCCGGCATTTTCCATCGCCGGCGGTGGCGACACACTCGCGGCACTCGACAAGTATGGCGTGGCCGATCGCATCTCCTATATATCCACCGGCGGCGGCGCGTTTCTTGAATTTCTCGAAGGCCGGAAGCTGCCGGCGGTGGCGATGCTGGAAGAACGAAGTGAGGGTGTGAGGAGTGAGGAGTGA
- the gap gene encoding type I glyceraldehyde-3-phosphate dehydrogenase, which produces MAVKIGINGYGRIGRNILRALYEGSHKNDLKIVAINDLGDAATNAHLTQYDTAHGKFPGSVTVEGDAIVVNGDRIRVFAERDPAKIPWASAGAELVIESTGLFASKAKAAVHLQGGAKKVLISAPAEGVDATVVYGVNHGILKASHTVISNASCTTNCLAPLAKVLNESVGIVGGLMNTVHSYTNDQVLTDVYHKDLRRARSATQSMIPTKTGAASAIGLVLPELAGKLDGFAIRVPTINVSIVDLTILAGRDASKNEIDGIMKKASAGSLKGVLDYNDKPLVSVDFNHNPASCTYDAWMTRALGRLVKVCGWYDNEWGFSNRMLDVALAFWNAK; this is translated from the coding sequence ATGGCTGTCAAGATTGGCATTAACGGTTACGGCCGCATTGGCCGCAACATCTTGCGCGCGCTTTATGAGGGGTCGCACAAGAACGATTTGAAGATCGTCGCCATCAACGATCTGGGCGACGCCGCGACCAACGCGCACCTGACCCAGTACGACACCGCGCACGGAAAATTTCCCGGCAGCGTGACCGTGGAGGGCGATGCCATCGTCGTGAACGGTGACCGCATCCGTGTGTTCGCGGAGCGCGACCCGGCGAAAATTCCCTGGGCGAGCGCGGGCGCGGAACTCGTGATCGAGTCCACCGGACTGTTCGCGAGCAAGGCCAAGGCCGCGGTGCACCTGCAGGGCGGCGCAAAGAAAGTGCTGATTTCCGCTCCCGCCGAAGGCGTGGACGCGACCGTGGTGTACGGCGTCAATCACGGCATTCTGAAGGCTTCACACACCGTGATCTCGAATGCCTCCTGTACCACCAACTGCCTCGCGCCGCTCGCCAAGGTGCTGAACGAGAGCGTCGGCATCGTCGGCGGCCTCATGAACACCGTGCACAGCTACACCAACGATCAGGTGCTGACCGACGTGTATCACAAGGACCTGCGGCGCGCGCGCTCGGCGACGCAATCCATGATTCCCACCAAGACCGGCGCGGCGTCCGCCATCGGCCTGGTGCTGCCGGAACTCGCCGGCAAACTCGACGGCTTCGCGATCCGCGTGCCTACCATCAACGTGTCAATCGTGGACCTTACGATTCTTGCCGGGCGCGACGCCAGCAAGAACGAAATTGACGGCATCATGAAAAAGGCCAGTGCCGGTAGTTTGAAAGGCGTGCTGGACTACAACGACAAGCCGCTGGTGTCGGTGGACTTCAATCACAACCCGGCGTCCTGCACCTACGATGCGTGGATGACCAGGGCCCTGGGCCGGCTGGTGAAGGTCTGCGGCTGGTACGACAACGAGTGGGGTTTCAGCAACCGCATGCTGGATGTTGCGCTGGCATTCTGGAACGCGAAATAA
- the tkt gene encoding transketolase, with the protein MSSRRELANCIRVLAMDAVERAKSGHPGMPMGMADIAEVLWNDYLKHNPADPHWPDRDRFLLSNGHGCMLQYAALHLSGYDLPMAEIERLRQLHSKTPGHPEYGVTPGVETTTGPLGQGLGNAVGFALAERLLAQQFNRPGFKIVDHHTYVFCGDGCLMEEISHGACSLAGTLGLGKLIAFYDDNGISIDGHVKGWFTDDVPKRFEAYGWHAVRNVDGMDGAAVKRAIEEARAVTDRPSILCCKTIIGYGAPHKQGTAACHGSALGAEEVAAARVALGWKYPPFEIPKEYYAAWDAKARGRAFEDNWNKLFAEYRKSYPELAAEFERRAAGRLPENWTKQAEQVVTGIAAKGADMATRKASQQALNAFGPLLPELVGGSADLTESNDTFWKGSRVISRDNFDGNYLHFGVREFSMTTILNAMALHGGLIPYGGTFLTFSDYARNAVRLASFMGAGSILIYTHDSIGLGGDGPTHQPIEHLASLRLMPGLELWRPCDDVETAVAWQAAIERRRGPTALALSRQSLPHQTRSTAQVRDIRRGAYILVDTEGAPDAILIATGSEVGLAVNAARELAKQKLRVRVVSMPCTSVFDVQDKDWHEYVLPRAVTARVAVEAGVTGFWPRYVGDRGRVVGIDHYGASAPGEEVFKEFGFTVENVVANVKAALGQ; encoded by the coding sequence ATGTCCTCTCGCCGCGAACTCGCAAATTGCATTCGCGTGCTTGCCATGGATGCGGTGGAGCGCGCCAAATCCGGTCATCCCGGCATGCCCATGGGCATGGCGGACATCGCCGAAGTGCTGTGGAACGATTACCTGAAGCACAATCCCGCCGATCCCCACTGGCCGGACCGCGACCGGTTTCTGCTCTCGAACGGCCACGGCTGCATGCTGCAGTACGCGGCGCTGCATCTCTCGGGCTACGACCTGCCGATGGCCGAGATCGAGCGCCTGCGGCAGTTGCATTCGAAAACTCCGGGCCATCCCGAGTACGGCGTCACGCCCGGCGTGGAGACCACCACCGGGCCGCTCGGCCAGGGCTTGGGCAACGCCGTGGGATTTGCGCTTGCGGAACGGTTGCTGGCGCAGCAATTCAACCGCCCCGGCTTCAAGATCGTGGACCATCACACCTATGTGTTTTGCGGCGACGGCTGCCTGATGGAGGAAATCTCGCACGGCGCCTGCTCGCTTGCGGGCACGCTCGGCTTGGGCAAGTTGATCGCGTTTTACGATGACAACGGCATTTCCATCGACGGGCACGTGAAGGGCTGGTTCACGGACGATGTGCCCAAGCGTTTCGAAGCCTATGGCTGGCACGCGGTGCGCAACGTGGACGGCATGGACGGCGCGGCGGTCAAGCGCGCGATCGAAGAGGCGCGTGCGGTCACCGATCGCCCCTCGATCCTCTGCTGCAAGACCATCATCGGTTACGGCGCCCCGCACAAGCAGGGCACGGCGGCGTGTCACGGCTCGGCGCTCGGCGCCGAGGAAGTCGCGGCCGCGCGCGTCGCGCTCGGCTGGAAATATCCGCCGTTCGAGATTCCGAAGGAATATTACGCCGCGTGGGACGCCAAGGCGCGCGGCCGGGCTTTCGAGGACAACTGGAACAAGCTGTTCGCGGAATACCGCAAGTCATATCCGGAACTGGCGGCCGAGTTCGAACGCCGCGCGGCCGGGCGGCTGCCGGAGAACTGGACCAAACAGGCGGAACAGGTGGTGACCGGGATTGCCGCCAAGGGTGCCGACATGGCGACGCGCAAGGCATCGCAGCAGGCGCTCAACGCCTTCGGACCGTTGCTGCCCGAGCTGGTCGGCGGCTCGGCGGATCTCACCGAGTCCAACGATACCTTCTGGAAAGGTTCGCGTGTCATCAGCCGCGACAATTTCGACGGCAACTACCTGCACTTCGGCGTGCGCGAGTTTTCCATGACCACGATCCTCAATGCGATGGCGCTGCATGGCGGGCTGATCCCCTATGGCGGCACGTTCCTGACGTTTTCCGATTACGCCCGCAATGCGGTACGCCTGGCCTCGTTCATGGGCGCGGGCAGCATTCTTATATATACGCACGATTCCATCGGGCTCGGCGGCGACGGCCCCACGCACCAGCCCATCGAACATCTGGCAAGTCTGCGCCTCATGCCGGGCCTGGAACTCTGGCGCCCCTGTGACGACGTCGAAACCGCGGTGGCCTGGCAAGCCGCCATCGAACGCCGCCGGGGACCCACCGCGCTCGCGCTCTCGCGCCAGAGTCTGCCGCACCAGACGCGCAGCACGGCGCAGGTGCGCGACATCCGCCGCGGCGCCTATATATTGGTGGATACCGAAGGTGCGCCGGATGCCATCCTCATCGCCACCGGCTCGGAAGTGGGCCTCGCGGTGAACGCCGCCAGGGAACTCGCCAAACAAAAACTGCGCGTACGCGTGGTCTCGATGCCCTGCACCAGTGTGTTCGACGTCCAGGACAAGGACTGGCACGAATACGTGTTGCCGCGAGCGGTCACGGCGCGCGTGGCAGTGGAAGCTGGAGTCACCGGATTCTGGCCGCGCTACGTGGGTGACCGAGGACGCGTGGTCGGGATTGACCATTACGGCGCTTCGGCGCCGGGCGAAGAGGTCTTCAAGGAATTTGGTTTCACCGTGGAGAACGTCGTCGCGAATGTGAAGGCGGCGCTCGGCCAATGA
- a CDS encoding thioesterase family protein — MSKPYQQELEVRWADLDPNGHMRHTAYMDCAAQARVGFLNADGFTLERFRALGIGPVLFREEAQYLREVRANERLRVTTEIAGLSPNRKHWRIRHQIFKADGELACVVNVQGAWLDLRARKIVPSPAELTQAMEKVPRTQDFAEFEPRKPA, encoded by the coding sequence TTGAGCAAGCCATATCAACAGGAACTCGAAGTGCGCTGGGCTGATCTCGACCCCAACGGCCACATGCGCCACACCGCCTACATGGACTGCGCGGCGCAGGCGCGCGTCGGTTTCCTGAACGCCGACGGCTTCACGCTGGAGCGCTTCCGCGCACTCGGCATCGGCCCGGTGCTGTTCCGCGAGGAAGCCCAGTACCTGCGCGAAGTGCGCGCCAACGAGCGCCTGCGCGTCACCACGGAGATCGCGGGGCTCTCGCCCAACCGCAAGCACTGGCGCATCCGCCACCAGATTTTCAAGGCGGACGGCGAACTCGCCTGCGTGGTAAACGTACAGGGCGCGTGGCTGGACCTGAGGGCGCGCAAAATCGTGCCGTCGCCCGCGGAGCTGACCCAGGCGATGGAGAAGGTCCCGCGCACCCAGGATTTTGCCGAGTTCGAGCCCCGCAAGCCCGCGTGA
- a CDS encoding DNA-3-methyladenine glycosylase produces MSIPTSSISSLRRLSRRSLPVAATKLARYLIGKTLVRELPQRRIIGRIVETEAYLPYDKACHAFNGMTKRNRSLFLPPGHAYVYFIYGNYYMLNVSAEKEGVGAAVLFRALEPLAGEELMKRGRSHVADKDLARGPGRLAAALRVTMKLDGLDLCAQGPLWLAHALRPVGRIGRGVRIGITKDADRRLRFYERGNPFVSGPKWLNQ; encoded by the coding sequence GTGAGCATCCCGACGTCGTCCATCAGTTCCTTGCGGCGGTTGTCACGCCGCAGCCTGCCCGTGGCCGCGACCAAACTTGCGCGGTATCTCATCGGCAAGACGCTTGTGCGCGAACTGCCTCAACGCCGGATCATCGGGCGTATCGTGGAAACCGAAGCCTATCTGCCTTACGACAAGGCCTGTCACGCGTTCAACGGCATGACCAAGCGCAACCGTTCGCTGTTTCTGCCGCCCGGGCATGCCTACGTGTATTTCATTTACGGCAATTACTACATGCTGAACGTGAGCGCGGAAAAGGAGGGGGTGGGCGCGGCCGTGTTGTTCCGCGCACTGGAGCCGCTGGCTGGCGAGGAGCTGATGAAGCGCGGCCGCAGCCATGTCGCGGACAAGGATCTGGCGCGCGGGCCGGGACGCCTGGCGGCGGCACTGCGCGTGACCATGAAACTGGACGGCCTGGACTTGTGTGCCCAAGGCCCGCTGTGGCTGGCGCACGCCTTGCGGCCGGTTGGACGCATCGGCCGCGGCGTGCGCATCGGCATCACCAAGGACGCGGACCGCCGGCTGCGTTTCTATGAGCGCGGCAATCCGTTTGTCAGTGGCCCTAAATGGCTGAACCAATAG
- a CDS encoding RNA-binding protein, producing the protein MSQNKLYVGNFPYSVDETQLRGIFSQYGEISELALIMDRDTGRPKGFGFITFATQAAAEKALEQNGKDLSGRPLKVSVATDKPRTGGFRSGGGGNGGGNRSRW; encoded by the coding sequence ATGTCACAGAACAAACTGTATGTGGGAAATTTTCCTTACTCGGTGGATGAAACGCAGTTGCGCGGAATCTTTTCCCAGTACGGCGAAATTTCAGAACTGGCCCTGATCATGGATCGCGATACCGGCCGCCCCAAGGGCTTCGGATTCATCACCTTCGCGACCCAGGCCGCGGCGGAGAAGGCGCTCGAGCAGAATGGCAAGGACCTCAGCGGTCGTCCGCTCAAGGTCAGCGTTGCCACCGACAAGCCGCGTACCGGTGGCTTCCGCTCTGGCGGTGGCGGTAATGGTGGTGGTAACCGCTCTCGGTGGTAA
- a CDS encoding 2-hydroxychromene-2-carboxylate isomerase produces MSVLECKMTRANWYFDVISPFAYLHLKLLHKLPESLEIEYVPVLLAGLLKHWDQKGPAEIPAKRTYTYRYVTWLAGNLGIPFKMPPSHPFNSLAAQRLLIAAGPNPANVAVAFDMIWQEGRDLQDPGEIAELGRRLGIKDAQATLADPGIKAKLKTNTDTAISKGVFGVPTFLIGEQLFWGQDSLEMMQDYLRDPGIFDTPQMKRAVDLPIGATRPQPLKS; encoded by the coding sequence ATGTCTGTGCTGGAGTGCAAGATGACTCGCGCGAATTGGTATTTTGATGTGATTTCTCCGTTTGCGTATCTGCATCTCAAACTGTTGCACAAGCTCCCTGAGTCCCTTGAAATTGAATACGTTCCCGTCCTGCTCGCAGGGCTGCTGAAGCACTGGGACCAAAAGGGTCCGGCGGAAATCCCGGCCAAACGAACCTACACCTATCGGTATGTGACGTGGCTCGCAGGCAATCTGGGGATTCCGTTCAAGATGCCGCCCTCGCATCCCTTCAATTCACTGGCCGCGCAGCGATTGCTCATTGCCGCCGGGCCAAATCCTGCGAATGTGGCGGTTGCATTCGACATGATCTGGCAGGAAGGGCGGGATTTACAGGACCCCGGGGAAATTGCCGAGCTGGGGCGGCGGCTTGGAATCAAGGATGCTCAGGCGACATTGGCTGATCCCGGAATCAAGGCGAAGTTGAAAACCAACACCGATACCGCCATATCCAAAGGCGTTTTCGGCGTACCGACTTTCCTTATCGGGGAGCAGTTGTTCTGGGGCCAGGATTCGCTGGAGATGATGCAGGATTATCTGCGTGACCCCGGCATCTTTGATACGCCCCAGATGAAGCGGGCGGTGGATTTGCCTATCGGAGCCACACGTCCCCAGCCGCTAAAATCCTGA